From Nicotiana tabacum cultivar K326 chromosome 22, ASM71507v2, whole genome shotgun sequence, one genomic window encodes:
- the LOC107793010 gene encoding putative inactive histone-lysine N-methyltransferase SUVR2 isoform X1, whose product MPPNPRVKKAYDAMKSIGISNGKVKPVLKSLLKLYDKNWELIEEENYRALADAIFEKEEAEAAEQKKSENTEVSQPLVRREEVLEEEAGHEEPERPLKRLRLRYQEGQASPSANNSSGGTSLKRPQREETQTPQIMSRGDRLVAARASHASKLKEPKTEPSGELSPKQKMLGSLALIKPKDEPYTDDMPQFEVPIVVIHPEPSNKEDTSSGNASRRRPETSEPLAIELRGGEDAGKEIATSSNGVATQRELVEVQDRCTDVDIASSPFGEVKVSINCDPALCRSDFHMPNLESVLKMVESKCLKSYKILDPNFSVMKLMKDMCECFLELGTQHSHELQATTDVAAENDFGSRSMTVNSSNGSMNFEIDAGDAEPEIPRFSPPPISEDSTEAGHIASMDNCGSIPETDQNGLVQTNSRSTEAPCESTPGEIGYVDSLSGFQNSDLGAREAEPEMPYLAPYIGEDSNEADHAASMANCSIAPETDQNGLEGTNPLEVVPCESAPRDVGSVDVIDITKGQENVIISLVNEVNSKRPPSFHYIAYNVVFQNAYVNFSLARIGDDNSCSTCSGDCLSLSTPCACAHVTGGDFAYTKEGLVKEEFLKECISMNRDPKKHCHFFCKECPLERSKNEDIIEACKGHLMRNFIKECWWKCGCNKQCGNRVVQRGISHKLQVFMTSEGKGWGLRTLEDLPLGAFVCEYVGEILTNSELFDRVSQSPNGEEHSYPVLLDADWGSEGVLKDEEALCLDATFYGNVARFINHRCFDSNLVEIPVEIETPDHRYYHLAFFTTRKIKAMEELTWDYGIDFDDLEHPVKAFSCHCGSNFCRNMKRPSRSRSRRLA is encoded by the exons ATGCCGCCCAATCCAAGAGTTAAGAAGGCATATGACGCTATGAAAAGTATTGGCATCTCTAACGGAAAGGTGAAGCCAGTCTTGAAGAGCCTTCTAAAACTATATGACAAAAATTGGGAGCTTATCGAAGAGGAGAATTATAGAGCACTTGCAGATGCTATATTTGAGAAGGAGGAAGCAGAG GCAGCAGAACAGAAGAAGTCTGAGAATACTGAAGTAAGCCAG CCGCTTGTGCGGCGAGAGGAAGTTTTAGAGGAAGAAGCAGGGCATGAGGAGCCTGAAAGACCACTAAAGAGATTGCGCTTAAGATATCAAGAAGGTCAAGCTTCACCTTCCGCTAACAATTCCAGTGGTGGGACTTCTCTTAAAAGGCCCCAACGGGAGGAAACTCAAACACCTCAAATCATGTCCAGGGGGGATAGGTTGGTTGCTGCTAGAGCTTCCCATGCATCAAAACTCAAAGAGCCAAAGACAGAACCCAGTGGTGAACTGTCCCCTAAACAGAAGATGTTGGGATCCCTTGCTTTGATCAAGCCCAAGGATGAACCATATACTGATGATATGCCACAGTTTGAGGTTCCTATTGTTGTTATTCACCCAG AACCATCAAACAAGGAAGATACTTCAAGTGGTAACGCCTCAAGGAGACGTCCAGAAACTTCTGAACCCTTAGCGATAGAACTGAGAGGCGGAGAAGATGCAGGTAAGGAAATCGCGACTTCATCAAATGGAGTGGCCACCCAACGTGAGCTGGTAGAAGTCCAGGATAGGTGTACTGACGTAGATATTGCCTCCTCACCATTTGGAGAGGTGAAAGTCTCTATAAACTGTGACCCAGCTCTTTGTAGATCAGACTTCCATATGCCGAATCTAGAATCTGTTCTGAAAATGGTGGAGTctaaatgtcttaaatcatacaAAATCCTGGACCCTAACTTTTCTGTGATGAAGCTGATGAAAGACATGTGTGAGTGTTTTTTGGAACTGGGAACTCAGCACAGTCATGAATTGCAAGCAACCACAGATGTTGCTGCAGAAAATGATTTTGGCTCGAGAAGCATGACTGTTAATTCCTCAAATGGATctatgaattttgaaattgacgCTGGGGATGCTGAACCAGAGATACCCCGATTCTCTCCTCCTCCTATTAGTGAAGACAGCACTGAAGCTGGTCATATAGCATCAATGGACAACTGTGGTAGTATTCCAGAAACTGATCAGAATGGTCTTGTGCAGACTAATTCACGGAGTACGGAGGCTCCATGTGAATCAACTCCAGGTGAAATAGGCTATGTTGATTCCTTAAGTGGGTTCCAGAATTCTGATCTTGGTGCTAGGGAAGCTGAACCAGAGATGCCCTATCTTGCTCCTTATATTGGTGAAGACAGCAATGAAGCTGATCATGCAGCATCAATGGCCAACTGTAGTATTGCTCCAGAGACCGATCAGAATGGTCTTGAAGGAACTAATCCACTTGAGGTGGTTCCATGTGAATCGGCTCCGCGTGATGTAGGGTCTGTTGATGTTATTGATATAACCAAGGGGCAAGAAAATGTTATAATTTCTTTGGTGAATGAAGTTAATAGCAAGCGTCCACCATCATTTCACTACATAGCTTACAATGTGGTTTTCCAGAATGCATATGTTAACTTTTCTCTGGCTCGTATTGGAGATGATAATAGCTGTTCAACTTGCTCTGGTGATTGTTTATCATTATCCACACCTTGTGCTTGTGCACACGTAACCGGTGGTGATTTTGCGTACACAAAGGAAGGACTTGTTAAAGAAGAGTTTCTTAAAGAATGTATTTCCATGAATCGTGACCCCAAGAAACACTGCCACTTCTTTTGCAAAGAGTGCCCATTGGAAAGATCAAAAAATGAGGACATTATCGAAGCTTGTAAAGGTCATTTGATGAGGAACTTCATCAAAGAGTGTTGGTGGAAATGTGGCTGTAATAAACAATGTGGCAACCGTGTAGTACAGCGAGGTATAAGCCATAAGTTACAG GTCTTCATGACTTCTGAAGGGAAAGGATGGGGCTTGCGTACCCTAGAAGACCTTCCTCTAGGTGCTTTTGTCTGCGAATATGTTGGAGAAATTCTGACCAACTCCGAACTCTTTGATCGTGTTTCACAGAGCCCCAACGGGGAGGAACATTCTTATCCAGTCCTGCTGGATGCTGACTGGGGTTCAGAGGGTGTCTTAAAGGATGAGGAAGCTCTTTGTTTGGATGCTACATTCTATGGGAATGTTGCCAGGTTCATCAATCACAG ATGCTTCGATTCAAATTTGGTTgaaattccagttgaaatagagACCCCTGATCACCGCTACTATCAT CTTGCGTTTTTCACTACAAGAAAGATTAAAGCGATGGAGGAGCTCACATGG GATTATGGTATTGATTTTGATGACCTTGAACATCCAGTAAAAGCATTTAGCTGCCATTGCGGTAGCAACTTCTGCCGAAATATGAAACGTCCAAGCA GATCCAGATCAAGAAGGCTGGCCTGA
- the LOC107793010 gene encoding putative inactive histone-lysine N-methyltransferase SUVR2 isoform X3: MPPNPRVKKAYDAMKSIGISNGKVKPVLKSLLKLYDKNWELIEEENYRALADAIFEKEEAEAAEQKKSENTEPLVRREEVLEEEAGHEEPERPLKRLRLRYQEGQASPSANNSSGGTSLKRPQREETQTPQIMSRGDRLVAARASHASKLKEPKTEPSGELSPKQKMLGSLALIKPKDEPYTDDMPQFEVPIVVIHPEPSNKEDTSSGNASRRRPETSEPLAIELRGGEDAGKEIATSSNGVATQRELVEVQDRCTDVDIASSPFGEVKVSINCDPALCRSDFHMPNLESVLKMVESKCLKSYKILDPNFSVMKLMKDMCECFLELGTQHSHELQATTDVAAENDFGSRSMTVNSSNGSMNFEIDAGDAEPEIPRFSPPPISEDSTEAGHIASMDNCGSIPETDQNGLVQTNSRSTEAPCESTPGEIGYVDSLSGFQNSDLGAREAEPEMPYLAPYIGEDSNEADHAASMANCSIAPETDQNGLEGTNPLEVVPCESAPRDVGSVDVIDITKGQENVIISLVNEVNSKRPPSFHYIAYNVVFQNAYVNFSLARIGDDNSCSTCSGDCLSLSTPCACAHVTGGDFAYTKEGLVKEEFLKECISMNRDPKKHCHFFCKECPLERSKNEDIIEACKGHLMRNFIKECWWKCGCNKQCGNRVVQRGISHKLQVFMTSEGKGWGLRTLEDLPLGAFVCEYVGEILTNSELFDRVSQSPNGEEHSYPVLLDADWGSEGVLKDEEALCLDATFYGNVARFINHRCFDSNLVEIPVEIETPDHRYYHLAFFTTRKIKAMEELTWDYGIDFDDLEHPVKAFSCHCGSNFCRNMKRPSRSRSRRLA; this comes from the exons ATGCCGCCCAATCCAAGAGTTAAGAAGGCATATGACGCTATGAAAAGTATTGGCATCTCTAACGGAAAGGTGAAGCCAGTCTTGAAGAGCCTTCTAAAACTATATGACAAAAATTGGGAGCTTATCGAAGAGGAGAATTATAGAGCACTTGCAGATGCTATATTTGAGAAGGAGGAAGCAGAG GCAGCAGAACAGAAGAAGTCTGAGAATACTGAA CCGCTTGTGCGGCGAGAGGAAGTTTTAGAGGAAGAAGCAGGGCATGAGGAGCCTGAAAGACCACTAAAGAGATTGCGCTTAAGATATCAAGAAGGTCAAGCTTCACCTTCCGCTAACAATTCCAGTGGTGGGACTTCTCTTAAAAGGCCCCAACGGGAGGAAACTCAAACACCTCAAATCATGTCCAGGGGGGATAGGTTGGTTGCTGCTAGAGCTTCCCATGCATCAAAACTCAAAGAGCCAAAGACAGAACCCAGTGGTGAACTGTCCCCTAAACAGAAGATGTTGGGATCCCTTGCTTTGATCAAGCCCAAGGATGAACCATATACTGATGATATGCCACAGTTTGAGGTTCCTATTGTTGTTATTCACCCAG AACCATCAAACAAGGAAGATACTTCAAGTGGTAACGCCTCAAGGAGACGTCCAGAAACTTCTGAACCCTTAGCGATAGAACTGAGAGGCGGAGAAGATGCAGGTAAGGAAATCGCGACTTCATCAAATGGAGTGGCCACCCAACGTGAGCTGGTAGAAGTCCAGGATAGGTGTACTGACGTAGATATTGCCTCCTCACCATTTGGAGAGGTGAAAGTCTCTATAAACTGTGACCCAGCTCTTTGTAGATCAGACTTCCATATGCCGAATCTAGAATCTGTTCTGAAAATGGTGGAGTctaaatgtcttaaatcatacaAAATCCTGGACCCTAACTTTTCTGTGATGAAGCTGATGAAAGACATGTGTGAGTGTTTTTTGGAACTGGGAACTCAGCACAGTCATGAATTGCAAGCAACCACAGATGTTGCTGCAGAAAATGATTTTGGCTCGAGAAGCATGACTGTTAATTCCTCAAATGGATctatgaattttgaaattgacgCTGGGGATGCTGAACCAGAGATACCCCGATTCTCTCCTCCTCCTATTAGTGAAGACAGCACTGAAGCTGGTCATATAGCATCAATGGACAACTGTGGTAGTATTCCAGAAACTGATCAGAATGGTCTTGTGCAGACTAATTCACGGAGTACGGAGGCTCCATGTGAATCAACTCCAGGTGAAATAGGCTATGTTGATTCCTTAAGTGGGTTCCAGAATTCTGATCTTGGTGCTAGGGAAGCTGAACCAGAGATGCCCTATCTTGCTCCTTATATTGGTGAAGACAGCAATGAAGCTGATCATGCAGCATCAATGGCCAACTGTAGTATTGCTCCAGAGACCGATCAGAATGGTCTTGAAGGAACTAATCCACTTGAGGTGGTTCCATGTGAATCGGCTCCGCGTGATGTAGGGTCTGTTGATGTTATTGATATAACCAAGGGGCAAGAAAATGTTATAATTTCTTTGGTGAATGAAGTTAATAGCAAGCGTCCACCATCATTTCACTACATAGCTTACAATGTGGTTTTCCAGAATGCATATGTTAACTTTTCTCTGGCTCGTATTGGAGATGATAATAGCTGTTCAACTTGCTCTGGTGATTGTTTATCATTATCCACACCTTGTGCTTGTGCACACGTAACCGGTGGTGATTTTGCGTACACAAAGGAAGGACTTGTTAAAGAAGAGTTTCTTAAAGAATGTATTTCCATGAATCGTGACCCCAAGAAACACTGCCACTTCTTTTGCAAAGAGTGCCCATTGGAAAGATCAAAAAATGAGGACATTATCGAAGCTTGTAAAGGTCATTTGATGAGGAACTTCATCAAAGAGTGTTGGTGGAAATGTGGCTGTAATAAACAATGTGGCAACCGTGTAGTACAGCGAGGTATAAGCCATAAGTTACAG GTCTTCATGACTTCTGAAGGGAAAGGATGGGGCTTGCGTACCCTAGAAGACCTTCCTCTAGGTGCTTTTGTCTGCGAATATGTTGGAGAAATTCTGACCAACTCCGAACTCTTTGATCGTGTTTCACAGAGCCCCAACGGGGAGGAACATTCTTATCCAGTCCTGCTGGATGCTGACTGGGGTTCAGAGGGTGTCTTAAAGGATGAGGAAGCTCTTTGTTTGGATGCTACATTCTATGGGAATGTTGCCAGGTTCATCAATCACAG ATGCTTCGATTCAAATTTGGTTgaaattccagttgaaatagagACCCCTGATCACCGCTACTATCAT CTTGCGTTTTTCACTACAAGAAAGATTAAAGCGATGGAGGAGCTCACATGG GATTATGGTATTGATTTTGATGACCTTGAACATCCAGTAAAAGCATTTAGCTGCCATTGCGGTAGCAACTTCTGCCGAAATATGAAACGTCCAAGCA GATCCAGATCAAGAAGGCTGGCCTGA
- the LOC107793010 gene encoding putative inactive histone-lysine N-methyltransferase SUVR2 isoform X4 has translation MPPNPRVKKAYDAMKSIGISNGKVKPVLKSLLKLYDKNWELIEEENYRALADAIFEKEEAEAAEQKKSENTEVSQPLVRREEVLEEEAGHEEPERPLKRLRLRYQEGQASPSANNSSGGTSLKRPQREETQTPQIMSRGDRLVAARASHASKLKEPKTEPSGELSPKQKMLGSLALIKPKDEPYTDDMPQFEVPIVVIHPEPSNKEDTSSGNASRRRPETSEPLAIELRGGEDAGKEIATSSNGVATQRELVEVQDRCTDVDIASSPFGEVKVSINCDPALCRSDFHMPNLESVLKMVESKCLKSYKILDPNFSVMKLMKDMCECFLELGTQHSHELQATTDVAAENDFGSRSMTVNSSNGSMNFEIDAGDAEPEIPRFSPPPISEDSTEAGHIASMDNCGSIPETDQNGLVQTNSRSTEAPCESTPGEIGYVDSLSGFQNSDLGAREAEPEMPYLAPYIGEDSNEADHAASMANCSIAPETDQNGLEGTNPLEVVPCESAPRDVGSVDVIDITKGQENVIISLVNEVNSKRPPSFHYIAYNVVFQNAYVNFSLARIGDDNSCSTCSGDCLSLSTPCACAHVTGGDFAYTKEGLVKEEFLKECISMNRDPKKHCHFFCKECPLERSKNEDIIEACKGHLMRNFIKECWWKCGCNKQCGNRVVQRGISHKLQVFMTSEGKGWGLRTLEDLPLGAFVCEYVGEILTNSELFDRVSQSPNGEEHSYPVLLDADWGSEGVLKDEEALCLDATFYGNVARFINHRCFDSNLVEIPVEIETPDHRYYHLAFFTTRKIKAMEELTWDYGIDFDDLEHPVKAFSCHCGSNFCRNMKRPSSCA, from the exons ATGCCGCCCAATCCAAGAGTTAAGAAGGCATATGACGCTATGAAAAGTATTGGCATCTCTAACGGAAAGGTGAAGCCAGTCTTGAAGAGCCTTCTAAAACTATATGACAAAAATTGGGAGCTTATCGAAGAGGAGAATTATAGAGCACTTGCAGATGCTATATTTGAGAAGGAGGAAGCAGAG GCAGCAGAACAGAAGAAGTCTGAGAATACTGAAGTAAGCCAG CCGCTTGTGCGGCGAGAGGAAGTTTTAGAGGAAGAAGCAGGGCATGAGGAGCCTGAAAGACCACTAAAGAGATTGCGCTTAAGATATCAAGAAGGTCAAGCTTCACCTTCCGCTAACAATTCCAGTGGTGGGACTTCTCTTAAAAGGCCCCAACGGGAGGAAACTCAAACACCTCAAATCATGTCCAGGGGGGATAGGTTGGTTGCTGCTAGAGCTTCCCATGCATCAAAACTCAAAGAGCCAAAGACAGAACCCAGTGGTGAACTGTCCCCTAAACAGAAGATGTTGGGATCCCTTGCTTTGATCAAGCCCAAGGATGAACCATATACTGATGATATGCCACAGTTTGAGGTTCCTATTGTTGTTATTCACCCAG AACCATCAAACAAGGAAGATACTTCAAGTGGTAACGCCTCAAGGAGACGTCCAGAAACTTCTGAACCCTTAGCGATAGAACTGAGAGGCGGAGAAGATGCAGGTAAGGAAATCGCGACTTCATCAAATGGAGTGGCCACCCAACGTGAGCTGGTAGAAGTCCAGGATAGGTGTACTGACGTAGATATTGCCTCCTCACCATTTGGAGAGGTGAAAGTCTCTATAAACTGTGACCCAGCTCTTTGTAGATCAGACTTCCATATGCCGAATCTAGAATCTGTTCTGAAAATGGTGGAGTctaaatgtcttaaatcatacaAAATCCTGGACCCTAACTTTTCTGTGATGAAGCTGATGAAAGACATGTGTGAGTGTTTTTTGGAACTGGGAACTCAGCACAGTCATGAATTGCAAGCAACCACAGATGTTGCTGCAGAAAATGATTTTGGCTCGAGAAGCATGACTGTTAATTCCTCAAATGGATctatgaattttgaaattgacgCTGGGGATGCTGAACCAGAGATACCCCGATTCTCTCCTCCTCCTATTAGTGAAGACAGCACTGAAGCTGGTCATATAGCATCAATGGACAACTGTGGTAGTATTCCAGAAACTGATCAGAATGGTCTTGTGCAGACTAATTCACGGAGTACGGAGGCTCCATGTGAATCAACTCCAGGTGAAATAGGCTATGTTGATTCCTTAAGTGGGTTCCAGAATTCTGATCTTGGTGCTAGGGAAGCTGAACCAGAGATGCCCTATCTTGCTCCTTATATTGGTGAAGACAGCAATGAAGCTGATCATGCAGCATCAATGGCCAACTGTAGTATTGCTCCAGAGACCGATCAGAATGGTCTTGAAGGAACTAATCCACTTGAGGTGGTTCCATGTGAATCGGCTCCGCGTGATGTAGGGTCTGTTGATGTTATTGATATAACCAAGGGGCAAGAAAATGTTATAATTTCTTTGGTGAATGAAGTTAATAGCAAGCGTCCACCATCATTTCACTACATAGCTTACAATGTGGTTTTCCAGAATGCATATGTTAACTTTTCTCTGGCTCGTATTGGAGATGATAATAGCTGTTCAACTTGCTCTGGTGATTGTTTATCATTATCCACACCTTGTGCTTGTGCACACGTAACCGGTGGTGATTTTGCGTACACAAAGGAAGGACTTGTTAAAGAAGAGTTTCTTAAAGAATGTATTTCCATGAATCGTGACCCCAAGAAACACTGCCACTTCTTTTGCAAAGAGTGCCCATTGGAAAGATCAAAAAATGAGGACATTATCGAAGCTTGTAAAGGTCATTTGATGAGGAACTTCATCAAAGAGTGTTGGTGGAAATGTGGCTGTAATAAACAATGTGGCAACCGTGTAGTACAGCGAGGTATAAGCCATAAGTTACAG GTCTTCATGACTTCTGAAGGGAAAGGATGGGGCTTGCGTACCCTAGAAGACCTTCCTCTAGGTGCTTTTGTCTGCGAATATGTTGGAGAAATTCTGACCAACTCCGAACTCTTTGATCGTGTTTCACAGAGCCCCAACGGGGAGGAACATTCTTATCCAGTCCTGCTGGATGCTGACTGGGGTTCAGAGGGTGTCTTAAAGGATGAGGAAGCTCTTTGTTTGGATGCTACATTCTATGGGAATGTTGCCAGGTTCATCAATCACAG ATGCTTCGATTCAAATTTGGTTgaaattccagttgaaatagagACCCCTGATCACCGCTACTATCAT CTTGCGTTTTTCACTACAAGAAAGATTAAAGCGATGGAGGAGCTCACATGG GATTATGGTATTGATTTTGATGACCTTGAACATCCAGTAAAAGCATTTAGCTGCCATTGCGGTAGCAACTTCTGCCGAAATATGAAACGTCCAAGCA GTTGTGCTTAA
- the LOC107793010 gene encoding putative inactive histone-lysine N-methyltransferase SUVR2 isoform X2 has product MPPNPRVKKAYDAMKSIGISNGKVKPVLKSLLKLYDKNWELIEEENYRALADAIFEKEEAEAAEQKKSENTEVSQPLVRREEVLEEEAGHEEPERPLKRLRLRYQEGQASPSANNSSGGTSLKRPQREETQTPQIMSRGDRLVAARASHASKLKEPKTEPSGELSPKQKMLGSLALIKPKDEPYTDDMPQFEVPIVVIHPEPSNKEDTSSGNASRRRPETSEPLAIELRGGEDAGKEIATSSNGVATQRELVEVQDRCTDVDIASSPFGEVKVSINCDPALCRSDFHMPNLESVLKMVESKCLKSYKILDPNFSVMKLMKDMCECFLELGTQHSHELQATTDVAAENDFGSRSMTVNSSNGSMNFEIDAGDAEPEIPRFSPPPISEDSTEAGHIASMDNCGSIPETDQNGLVQTNSRSTEAPCESTPGEIGYVDSLSGFQNSDLGAREAEPEMPYLAPYIGEDSNEADHAASMANCSIAPETDQNGLEGTNPLEVVPCESAPRDVGSVDVIDITKGQENVIISLVNEVNSKRPPSFHYIAYNVVFQNAYVNFSLARIGDDNSCSTCSGDCLSLSTPCACAHVTGGDFAYTKEGLVKEEFLKECISMNRDPKKHCHFFCKECPLERSKNEDIIEACKGHLMRNFIKECWWKCGCNKQCGNRVVQRGISHKLQVFMTSEGKGWGLRTLEDLPLGAFVCEYVGEILTNSELFDRVSQSPNGEEHSYPVLLDADWGSEGVLKDEEALCLDATFYGNVARFINHRCFDSNLVEIPVEIETPDHRYYHLAFFTTRKIKAMEELTWDYGIDFDDLEHPVKAFSCHCGSNFCRNMKRPSRQPHRGRD; this is encoded by the exons ATGCCGCCCAATCCAAGAGTTAAGAAGGCATATGACGCTATGAAAAGTATTGGCATCTCTAACGGAAAGGTGAAGCCAGTCTTGAAGAGCCTTCTAAAACTATATGACAAAAATTGGGAGCTTATCGAAGAGGAGAATTATAGAGCACTTGCAGATGCTATATTTGAGAAGGAGGAAGCAGAG GCAGCAGAACAGAAGAAGTCTGAGAATACTGAAGTAAGCCAG CCGCTTGTGCGGCGAGAGGAAGTTTTAGAGGAAGAAGCAGGGCATGAGGAGCCTGAAAGACCACTAAAGAGATTGCGCTTAAGATATCAAGAAGGTCAAGCTTCACCTTCCGCTAACAATTCCAGTGGTGGGACTTCTCTTAAAAGGCCCCAACGGGAGGAAACTCAAACACCTCAAATCATGTCCAGGGGGGATAGGTTGGTTGCTGCTAGAGCTTCCCATGCATCAAAACTCAAAGAGCCAAAGACAGAACCCAGTGGTGAACTGTCCCCTAAACAGAAGATGTTGGGATCCCTTGCTTTGATCAAGCCCAAGGATGAACCATATACTGATGATATGCCACAGTTTGAGGTTCCTATTGTTGTTATTCACCCAG AACCATCAAACAAGGAAGATACTTCAAGTGGTAACGCCTCAAGGAGACGTCCAGAAACTTCTGAACCCTTAGCGATAGAACTGAGAGGCGGAGAAGATGCAGGTAAGGAAATCGCGACTTCATCAAATGGAGTGGCCACCCAACGTGAGCTGGTAGAAGTCCAGGATAGGTGTACTGACGTAGATATTGCCTCCTCACCATTTGGAGAGGTGAAAGTCTCTATAAACTGTGACCCAGCTCTTTGTAGATCAGACTTCCATATGCCGAATCTAGAATCTGTTCTGAAAATGGTGGAGTctaaatgtcttaaatcatacaAAATCCTGGACCCTAACTTTTCTGTGATGAAGCTGATGAAAGACATGTGTGAGTGTTTTTTGGAACTGGGAACTCAGCACAGTCATGAATTGCAAGCAACCACAGATGTTGCTGCAGAAAATGATTTTGGCTCGAGAAGCATGACTGTTAATTCCTCAAATGGATctatgaattttgaaattgacgCTGGGGATGCTGAACCAGAGATACCCCGATTCTCTCCTCCTCCTATTAGTGAAGACAGCACTGAAGCTGGTCATATAGCATCAATGGACAACTGTGGTAGTATTCCAGAAACTGATCAGAATGGTCTTGTGCAGACTAATTCACGGAGTACGGAGGCTCCATGTGAATCAACTCCAGGTGAAATAGGCTATGTTGATTCCTTAAGTGGGTTCCAGAATTCTGATCTTGGTGCTAGGGAAGCTGAACCAGAGATGCCCTATCTTGCTCCTTATATTGGTGAAGACAGCAATGAAGCTGATCATGCAGCATCAATGGCCAACTGTAGTATTGCTCCAGAGACCGATCAGAATGGTCTTGAAGGAACTAATCCACTTGAGGTGGTTCCATGTGAATCGGCTCCGCGTGATGTAGGGTCTGTTGATGTTATTGATATAACCAAGGGGCAAGAAAATGTTATAATTTCTTTGGTGAATGAAGTTAATAGCAAGCGTCCACCATCATTTCACTACATAGCTTACAATGTGGTTTTCCAGAATGCATATGTTAACTTTTCTCTGGCTCGTATTGGAGATGATAATAGCTGTTCAACTTGCTCTGGTGATTGTTTATCATTATCCACACCTTGTGCTTGTGCACACGTAACCGGTGGTGATTTTGCGTACACAAAGGAAGGACTTGTTAAAGAAGAGTTTCTTAAAGAATGTATTTCCATGAATCGTGACCCCAAGAAACACTGCCACTTCTTTTGCAAAGAGTGCCCATTGGAAAGATCAAAAAATGAGGACATTATCGAAGCTTGTAAAGGTCATTTGATGAGGAACTTCATCAAAGAGTGTTGGTGGAAATGTGGCTGTAATAAACAATGTGGCAACCGTGTAGTACAGCGAGGTATAAGCCATAAGTTACAG GTCTTCATGACTTCTGAAGGGAAAGGATGGGGCTTGCGTACCCTAGAAGACCTTCCTCTAGGTGCTTTTGTCTGCGAATATGTTGGAGAAATTCTGACCAACTCCGAACTCTTTGATCGTGTTTCACAGAGCCCCAACGGGGAGGAACATTCTTATCCAGTCCTGCTGGATGCTGACTGGGGTTCAGAGGGTGTCTTAAAGGATGAGGAAGCTCTTTGTTTGGATGCTACATTCTATGGGAATGTTGCCAGGTTCATCAATCACAG ATGCTTCGATTCAAATTTGGTTgaaattccagttgaaatagagACCCCTGATCACCGCTACTATCAT CTTGCGTTTTTCACTACAAGAAAGATTAAAGCGATGGAGGAGCTCACATGG GATTATGGTATTGATTTTGATGACCTTGAACATCCAGTAAAAGCATTTAGCTGCCATTGCGGTAGCAACTTCTGCCGAAATATGAAACGTCCAAGCA GGCAACCTCATCGGGGGAGAGattaa